A segment of the Arachis hypogaea cultivar Tifrunner chromosome 5, arahy.Tifrunner.gnm2.J5K5, whole genome shotgun sequence genome:
TGTTCATAATTTGATGAGTTTATCGACCATTTCTGTGTTTAGGAACGATGGTCGGAGATGTTTCCTTCTATGGTTTCTAGAGCTGTAACCCTTGATGTTATAGCTAGTGGCATGGGTGGATCAAGAAATGGATCTTTGCAAGTGGTATGTCTCTATTCTGAATGTTTGTTTCTTTCCTGTTTGGCTGGAACTGATGTCTGATAGGAGGGTCAAATAATAATGCTTTTCAGATGCAAGCGGAGATTCAATTGCTTTCGCCACTCGTTCCTGTTCGTCAATTGAGCTTCCTCAGGTTTTGCAAGCAGCATGCAGAAGGGTTGTGGGCAGTGGTAGATGCTTCAATTGATGCTGGTCGCAATTTTAAGAGGCTTCCATCAGGCTTTCTTGTGCAAGATACACCCAATGGTTTCTCAAAGGCAAGTGTTGCTCTATGTTACATTAAGATTTAGATATCTTTTACGTAGATTGTGATATTTTCTTTTGTAAGTTTCAAATGCATGCCATAAGGTTTTTCATAGCCAATATTTTGGTTTCCCAATACATTGCACTTGATTTCCACCATAGCTTTGTTATGGTATCAAATGTATATATAATGTTATTTGTCCTTACATGTTTCTCTTGTTTATATTCTTGGGATCTTCAATCTTTGCTTTGTAAACAATATATTGATGCTTATATTTGGTTATTGAATTATGATTATATTTGGTTTTTGTGTTAACATTTTCTTTATCATTAAGTTGGAGTATGAATCTATGATAACTAATATTTTCACTTGTCCTAAACCAATGTGCCAATGAAGTGTGATTGCAACATAAACCCCTTTTTTTCAACTGTTGTAGATTACTTGGGTTGAGCATTCCCAATATGATGAGAGTCTCATTCACCAACTCTATCGGCCGTTGATTGCTTCCGGCCTCGGCTTCGGCGCTCCTAGATGGATTGCCACTCTCCAAAGGCAGTGTGAATGTTTGGCAATACACATGTCCTCTTCAATCCCAAGCGAGGACGCCACAGCCATAAGCCCAGCTGGTAGGAGAAGCATGCTGAAGCTTGCGCAACGCATGGCTAATAACTTCTTTTCTGGGATTTGTCTGTCTTCATCGCAAAAATGGGACACACACCATCTCGGCAATGTTGGTGATGAGATCAAAGTTATGACCCGGAAAAACACTGATGTCCCCGGTGAGCCCCCTAGCATCGTCTTGTGTGCGGCCACTTCAGTCTGGATGCCGGTGTCGCGGCAGAGGGTGTTTGACTTCTTGCGTGACGAACGGATGAGAGGGGAGTGGGTCATCTTATCCGGCATTGGACAAATGAAGGAGATGCTTCGCATTTCcaaaggacaagttgatggaaaTTCCTTATCGGTCCTTCGTGCTAATGTAAGCGTTCTTTTTAGCGAAAACTCATACGCAGTAGTTGTATTCATGTGAAGTTCGTTAGATGATTTAACAAGTTTGACTAAATTGTTATCTAACGACTTTCAACTATAAACTTTATATGAAGATAACTGCACGTGACTTTTTACCATTTGCATGTAGCCGACTGATTCTATCTAATTTGGATGTTTGTAGGCTAATAATGGCGGCGAGAGCAGCAACAACACGCTGTTTTTGCAGGAGACATGGAACGATACCTCGTGCTCGGCGTTGCTGTATTCGCCGGTGGAGGTGGAATCGTTGAAAGTGGTAATGAGTGGAGGAGATTCCACATATGTTGCACTCATCCCTTCAGGCTTTACCATTCATCCGGATGGTCATTCCGGCACACAAGATGTAGATGACGGTGGCAGTTCCGGATGCCTGCTCACAGTTGGGCTACAGATATTGCTGAACAGCCTCCCCACGGCCAAGCTCACGGCGGAGTCAGTCGAAACCGTGAACGACCTCATCACAGGCACCATTCAGAAGATCAAAGCTTCACTAGGAGTTGCGTAGTTGCTCACACACAGCCTTTTACGTTTTCATTTTGTTTCTTATAAAAAAGAGAACTATAATTTTCTGCTTCGAAAAGTGAAAATAGGGTTTACATATTTGGATGTGTAAATAATATGAGAGTAATAGTATAAGAGAAGAGGGTTGTGATTGTTAAAGGGGTTCGGAGTCAAGAACGAACCGCAATTGTAGTGGTTCGGGTATTGACTCGTTCACCTGAAAAACAAGTCTGGTTCATGCATGGTTTTGCACTTTTGCTTATATAGACTATGATGATATACACAGATATTAAGATGAACTTATGGATAGTGATTTTGTAGTTATATTCATCTTAGTTGTTATATTTTATGTGCTTTTAGTACCTGAACCGTCACTATTCATACTTTAATTTGTTATATTCTCTTATAtttggttttgtttttttttttttcaaagataaaaatatattttattaaattttgtaaatgaAATATGAGTCCATCTCAGGACAAGAAACGATGAATGATGGAGATATCTCAAATAAATCACATTTAAAAAGAAATCTAAcggtgaaaattaaaaaaaaaattataagaagtgAAAGTAGACTTCTTTTAAGAGAATAGGATTTGTGGACCAATTTAATGAGAAGTTATATGGAGACATTAAATATCTTGAAAAAATTTATTGGAAGTATCAAGAATAGAAGTTGGGGCGGTGTTGGTTCTTTTAAAAACAGAGATTTTTAGCTTTCCAACAGTTCCAACATAGAATAGCAGCCATTGAACGAAGCTGTTCCGATATGATGTTCTACCAAGACCAAAATTCAATAATTGGATGGGTGGGGATGCCAAACTCTGAGAACTACTGGACGAAACATCTCTCATAGTTGGATATTACATAAGACAGCGAGAGATTGTTTTGTCCCTCTTATTGACAGCGGAGACACAGTGTTGGTGTTGCAGGAAATCTCTGGTGAATCTAAGCTAAAATCGGGAGCCGACAAGGAGGCACTTCCAGATAAACAATTTGATTTTGTGAAGGAGCTTCATCTTTCAAAGGTTAATTCAGGGAGTTTTTTGCTGCATATGAGTTAGACAGAATTCAAGTGGAGAGTGCAAGAATAGGTACGCCACTCTATAGCCTGATGTTGTATcatatttcttttgtttatttagtgTCCATTGGAGTGTGTTATCTCtacctttaattttcaaaaatagaattCTAGTTGAAATATCATTTGAAAAGATCTCTGTAATGAATGACTGATTCCAAATTCTTTCTTCAATAATCAAGTCTTTTACTCTGGGAGCAACAATAAACGAGTATTGAGCATTTATTGGCACAGTGAATGGATATGGAAAAGGCAGCTATGGGTCATCAAACGTACGAATGTTTATAACGTTATCTATTCTCCAGGTAAGTTCCTTTTTCACCACACTTCTACCTTGTAAAACACTTCTCCATTCCTAAGAAGGGAGTGTTTCAGATTCTGCATTTATAATATTTCCGTTTCTGAAATATTTACCTTTGTAAATTCTGGCCAATAGAAAAGTAGAATGTGTTGCTACTCTCCAATATTGTTTGCCTAATAGAGTAAGAGTTTGAGCCTTAAGGTCTTTAAAACTAAGACCTTCTTCCTTTTTTGAATGTGTCATAGTGTCCCAGCTAATTCATATTATtcgccttttattttcttttttatcccACCAGAATTGAGTCAGTAAAGAGTGAATATTAAAGATTAGACTATCTAATAATCTGAAGTAGGAGAAAATGTAAATTAGAATGGCCTCtccaattatttttaataaaattaatcttCTCTCAACAGACAATAAGTTACGCTttcaatcttaaatttttttctatatcTTCTTCTTAACCATGTTAAAAATGATTCTCTTTGATCTATTAACAACATATGTTAGCCaaaatatttatcttaaactcctatatgtaaaatatttaaGGAGGCAGCTACACGAGTGCGAGAGTAAAAAAGAATGTTATGGCTAAAAAAAATGGTAGActtgccaaaaaaaaaatatttggtttCATAGTCATATTCCTTTCTTTTATGGGTTAGAATGTGAAACATGTGCGTGCAGTTGCAATTCCATTTATACATAACAGAATAAAGAAATCTTATATAAAAATGACAATCTCAACAACAAAGTGGAAACTCATTagaaatatgtaaaataattacaacaaaaaaaagtaattaaaaaaatcaaagtaATAGTTTTTCGCGAATTTTTCTCGTCAACGTGTTTCAATAAAAGGTTATTTCTTGACCCAAAAAGAggttctttgttttttattttgaatttggccTTCTATAGAGAGAAACACAACCCAACTTGAAGCCCAAAATATCCCACATCAGTTTCAGTATTTTACAAATCCGCCCCAAATGTTTTGTATAATGCCGTTTATACCCTTCCACTGTCGTTAAGCTCACTTCTCAGCTGAACTCTGAAGCAAGCTCATCAGATAAACAaaaaccctaaatccccaaaATGCGAACCTTTATCGTACACAGCTCCAAGCTCATCAAAAGCAAGATAAAAAATATCCCTATGATTcagcatcaccatcaccatcatccGAATTTCAATCCCACGCGAGCAATGTCGCAATCCACCTCGATCCCGAAGAAAATGCAGAGGGTTCGCGACCACGGCTACGACAACTACATGGAAGTCGAGAAGAAAACTCGGAAGGTCCTCAAGGTCCAGAACATCATCCTCAACGAGCACAACCAATCGCTCCCAATCTCGCGCCTCGAAACCCTAGCGCACCGCATAGGCTTCACGCGCAACACAGTCGGTGCTTTCATCCTTAAGTTCCCTCACGTCTTCGAAATCTTCGAGCACCCCGTGCAGCGCGTGCTCTTCTGCCGCCTCACGCGCCAGGCAATCCTCCAAATCAAGCAGGAGAATGAAGCATTGCTCGCTCAGGTTCCACGCGCCGTCACGTGCCTCCGCAAGCTTCTCATGATGTCGAACACGCAGCGGCTTCGCCTCGAGCACGTGAGGATCGCACGCTCCGCTCTAGGGTTACCGGACGACTTCGAATTCTCGGTGGTTTTAAGGTATCCTCAATTTTTTCGCTTAGTTGATGCAA
Coding sequences within it:
- the LOC112802827 gene encoding homeobox-leucine zipper protein HDG1 isoform X1 — encoded protein: MPGFSAFELPLSSPLISMSKQNFPTLSFSNQREMMEGHSELGLIGDHFDGGLLGRIKDDGYESRSGSDNFEGASGDDQEAANDQPKRKKKYHRHTPHQTQELEAFFKDCNHPDEKQRADLSRRLGLENKQVKFWFQNRRTQMKTQIERHENMILKQENERLRAENSVMREAMANPMCNNCGGAAIPGQISFDEHQIRIENARLKDELNRICALANKFLGRPISSLASPMSLPASNSGLELGIGRNGFSGGSSGLGMSMGLDFGDFSGGTLPAISGIRSPMGLMGNEIHAERSMLLELALVAMDELLKMAQADSPLWIKMDGGKEILNQEEYARMSSFISPTSPGYVTEASRETGVVIINSSALVETMMDPERWSEMFPSMVSRAVTLDVIASGMGGSRNGSLQVMQAEIQLLSPLVPVRQLSFLRFCKQHAEGLWAVVDASIDAGRNFKRLPSGFLVQDTPNGFSKITWVEHSQYDESLIHQLYRPLIASGLGFGAPRWIATLQRQCECLAIHMSSSIPSEDATAISPAGRRSMLKLAQRMANNFFSGICLSSSQKWDTHHLGNVGDEIKVMTRKNTDVPGEPPSIVLCAATSVWMPVSRQRVFDFLRDERMRGEWVILSGIGQMKEMLRISKGQVDGNSLSVLRANANNGGESSNNTLFLQETWNDTSCSALLYSPVEVESLKVVMSGGDSTYVALIPSGFTIHPDGHSGTQDVDDGGSSGCLLTVGLQILLNSLPTAKLTAESVETVNDLITGTIQKIKASLGVA
- the LOC112802827 gene encoding homeobox-leucine zipper protein ANTHOCYANINLESS 2 isoform X3, giving the protein MMEGHSELGLIGDHFDGGLLGRIKDDGYESRSGSDNFEGASGDDQEAANDQPKRKKKYHRHTPHQTQELEAFFKDCNHPDEKQRADLSRRLGLENKQVKFWFQNRRTQMKTQIERHENMILKQENERLRAENSVMREAMANPMCNNCGGAAIPGQISFDEHQIRIENARLKDELNRICALANKFLGRPISSLASPMSLPASNSGLELGIGRNGFSGGSSGLGMSMGLDFGDFSGGTLPAISGIRSPMGLMGNEIHAERSMLLELALVAMDELLKMAQADSPLWIKMDGGKEILNQEEYARMSSFISPTSPGYVTEASRETGVVIINSSALVETMMDPERWSEMFPSMVSRAVTLDVIASGMGGSRNGSLQVMQAEIQLLSPLVPVRQLSFLRFCKQHAEGLWAVVDASIDAGRNFKRLPSGFLVQDTPNGFSKITWVEHSQYDESLIHQLYRPLIASGLGFGAPRWIATLQRQCECLAIHMSSSIPSEDATAISPAGRRSMLKLAQRMANNFFSGICLSSSQKWDTHHLGNVGDEIKVMTRKNTDVPGEPPSIVLCAATSVWMPVSRQRVFDFLRDERMRGEWVILSGIGQMKEMLRISKGQVDGNSLSVLRANANNGGESSNNTLFLQETWNDTSCSALLYSPVEVESLKVVMSGGDSTYVALIPSGFTIHPDGHSGTQDVDDGGSSGCLLTVGLQILLNSLPTAKLTAESVETVNDLITGTIQKIKASLGVA
- the LOC112802827 gene encoding homeobox-leucine zipper protein HDG1 isoform X2 encodes the protein MPGFSAFELPLSSPLISMSKQNFPTLSFSNREMMEGHSELGLIGDHFDGGLLGRIKDDGYESRSGSDNFEGASGDDQEAANDQPKRKKKYHRHTPHQTQELEAFFKDCNHPDEKQRADLSRRLGLENKQVKFWFQNRRTQMKTQIERHENMILKQENERLRAENSVMREAMANPMCNNCGGAAIPGQISFDEHQIRIENARLKDELNRICALANKFLGRPISSLASPMSLPASNSGLELGIGRNGFSGGSSGLGMSMGLDFGDFSGGTLPAISGIRSPMGLMGNEIHAERSMLLELALVAMDELLKMAQADSPLWIKMDGGKEILNQEEYARMSSFISPTSPGYVTEASRETGVVIINSSALVETMMDPERWSEMFPSMVSRAVTLDVIASGMGGSRNGSLQVMQAEIQLLSPLVPVRQLSFLRFCKQHAEGLWAVVDASIDAGRNFKRLPSGFLVQDTPNGFSKITWVEHSQYDESLIHQLYRPLIASGLGFGAPRWIATLQRQCECLAIHMSSSIPSEDATAISPAGRRSMLKLAQRMANNFFSGICLSSSQKWDTHHLGNVGDEIKVMTRKNTDVPGEPPSIVLCAATSVWMPVSRQRVFDFLRDERMRGEWVILSGIGQMKEMLRISKGQVDGNSLSVLRANANNGGESSNNTLFLQETWNDTSCSALLYSPVEVESLKVVMSGGDSTYVALIPSGFTIHPDGHSGTQDVDDGGSSGCLLTVGLQILLNSLPTAKLTAESVETVNDLITGTIQKIKASLGVA